In Drosophila innubila isolate TH190305 chromosome 2R unlocalized genomic scaffold, UK_Dinn_1.0 1_C_2R, whole genome shotgun sequence, the following are encoded in one genomic region:
- the LOC117784097 gene encoding phosphatidylinositol 4-phosphate 5-kinase type-1 alpha isoform X5, with amino-acid sequence MASGDDTIDMDSSSTSQAKLAETNASTDHVGNSSPDLGNRPLRSANKADKERKLGHRRVGEGGEITYKKIQTSQIMGSIQLGIQHTVGSLASKPKRDLLMMDFWEIESITFPPEGSSLTPAHHYSEFRYKIYAPIAFRYFRDLFGIQPDDFMMSMCTSPLRELSNPGASGSIFYLTDDDEFIVKTVQHKEGEFLQKLLPGYYMNLNQNPRTLLPKFFGLYCLQTSNAKNIRLVVMNNLLPSSVRMHLKYDLKGSTFKRKASKAERAKKSPTYKDLDFMEQHPNGIFLEAETYSALIKTIQRDCTVLESFKIMDYSLLLGVHNLDVSLKEKKSEHRKPMRAPLAEDSDVDEPLDGAEGETRERDVATGINRNKSVNRQRLVAHSTAMESIQAESEPIDDEEDVPPGGIPARSEKGERLLLYIGIIDILQSYRLKKKLEHTFKSIIHDGETVSVCRPSFYAQRFQNFMAKTVFRKIPSLDLPEIKGNHRKFRTLVTSYIALKHSPSKRKSLSKAIQRSIDSESEAIRPSHSHSSGKIHQQTKASNTESTPAISERDRDRGDRESGRHSSATSQSNVPPPVRQRASTSTTAATAAASNLKARVPPPVPPRGSPRRKDTQDSRAHSTTPGTTPSCSSTPPPAFDDISEDSSNKNSTSSMGRRSHHQQQHHHHHHQQQQQQQPSQQHYYQQQPQYLERKMNIGPAYRGSYKEDIVSVSEVHLDTFLAVDTSSSSHYGSRGGLAWTPPASGEGSTPTWTEGTPSFTDSSSSGDLDNFSPINSSKIDRHKPTVEDAINSLSSGMVNISGVVAKF; translated from the exons ATGGCGTCCGGAGACGACACCATTGACATGGACAGCTCCTCGACATCGCAGGCGAAACTGGCGGAAACGAATG ccTCCACCGACCATGTGGGTAACTCATCACCCGAC CTGGGCAATCGGCCCTTGCGCTCGGCCAACAAAGCGGACAAGGAGCGAAAACTTGGACATCGACGGGTCGGAGAAGGCGGTGAGATTACCTATAAGAAGATACAGACATCGCAAATTATGGGATCCATACAGCTGGGCATACAGCATACG GTCGGCAGTCTGGCTTCAAAGCCAAAACGTGATCTACTTATGATGGACTTCTGGGAAATCGAGAGCATTACGTTTCCGCCAGAGGGTTCTAGCCTTACACCTGCCCACCATTATAGTGAATTCAGATATAAGATCTATGCACCCATCGCATTTCGTTATTTTCGTGATTTGTTTGGCATACAGCCCGATGATTTTATG ATGTCTATGTGTACTTCGCCGTTGCGCGAATTATCAAATCCAGGTGCTTCCGGCTCAATATTCTATTTAACGGACGACGATGAGTTCATTGTCAAAACGGTGCAACACAAAGAGGgtgaatttttacaaaaactaCTGCCTGG TTATTATATGAATCTCAATCAAAATCCGCGCACTTTATTGCCGAAGTTCTTTGGACTTTACTGCCTGCAGACGAGCAATGCCAAAAACATTCGCCTGGTGGTCATGAACAATCTGTTGCCATCTTCGGTGAGAATGCATCTAAAGTACGATCTCAAGGGTTCGACGTTCAAGCGGAAGGCATCGAAAGCGGAACGTGCTAAGAAATCGCCAACGTATAAGGATCTCGACTTTATGGAACAGCATCCAAATGGCATATTCCTGGAGGCGGAAACATATTCAGCTCTCATTAAGACCATTCAAAGGGATTGCACAGTGCTGGAATCTTTCAAGATCATGGACTATTCGTTGCTGCTGGGCGTGCACAACTTGGATGTGTCACTCAAGGAGAAAAAGAGTGAGCATAGAAAGCCAATGAGAGCACCGCTTGCCGAGGACTCCGACGTGGATGAGCCCCTCGACGGTGCAGAGGGAGAAACCAGAGAACGTGACGTCGCCACGGGCATCAACAGAAACAA ATCGGTGAATCGACAGCGTCTCGTGGCACATTCCACGGCCATGGAGAGCATTCAGGCGGAAAGCGAACCCATCGACGATGAGGAGGATGTGCC GCCTGGAGGCATTCCAGCTCGTAGCGAGAAAGGGGAGCGTTTATTGCTCTACATTGGCATCATCGACATACTGCAATCTTATAGGCTAAAAAAGAAGCTGGAGCACACATTCAAAAGCATTATACACGATGGG GAGACCGTTTCGGTGTGTCGGCCCTCGTTCTATGCTCAAAGATTTCAAAACTTTATGGCTAAAACCGTATTCCGCAAGATACCATCGC TGGATCTCCCAGAGATCAAAGGAAATCACAGAAAATTTCGTACCTTGGTAACCAGTTATATAG CTCTAAAGCATTCGCCGTCGAAGAGAAAAAGCCTCTCCAAGGCCATACAGCGTTCCATAGACAGCGAGAGCGAGGCAATAAGAC cttCGCACTCCCATAGCAGCGGCAAAATCCATCAGCAAACGAAAGCATCAAACACAGAATCCACGCCAGCCATCTCGGAGCGGGATCGAGACAGAG GGGATCGGGAAAGTGGGCGTCACTCGAGTGCCACTAGCCAGAGTAATGTGCCACCGCCTGTGAGGCAGCGAGCTTCAACCTCAACGACGGCAGCCACGGCGGCGGCAAGCAACCTGAAGGCGCGTGTGCCACCTCCAGTGCCGCCGAGAGGATCGCCGCGACGGAAGGACACACAGGACAGTAGGGCGCACTCAACTACACCAG GCACAACTCCATCATGCAGTTCAACACCTCCCCCTGCCTTTGACGACATCTCCGAGGACAGTTCGAACAAGAACAGCACATCGTCGATGGGTCGTAGGTCgcatcatcaacagcaacatcatcatcatcatcatcagcaacaacagcaacagcagccaagcCAGCAACATTATtaccaacaacagccacagtaTTTGGAACGCAAAATGAACATTGGCCCCGCCTATCGAGGCTCCTACAAGGAGGACATAGTTAG CGTATCTGAGGTGCATCTGGACACGTTTCTGGCGGTGGACACATCGTCGAGCAGTCATTATGGATCACGTGGTGGCCTGGCCTGGACGCCACCGGCATCAGGTGAGGGCTCGACACCCACTTGGACAGAGGGCACACCCAGTTTTACGGACTCCAGTTCGAGTGGTGATCTCG ACAACTTCTCGCCCATAAACTCATCTAAAATCGATCGACACAAGCCGACGGTGGAAGATGCCATCAACTCTCTGTCCTCGGGAATGGTAAATATCAGTGGTGTTGTGGCCAAATTCTAG
- the LOC117784097 gene encoding phosphatidylinositol 4-phosphate 5-kinase type-1 alpha isoform X2 → MASGDDTIDMDSSSTSQAKLAETNASTDHVGNSSPDLGNRPLRSANKADKERKLGHRRVGEGGEITYKKIQTSQIMGSIQLGIQHTVGSLASKPKRDLLMMDFWEIESITFPPEGSSLTPAHHYSEFRYKIYAPIAFRYFRDLFGIQPDDFMMSMCTSPLRELSNPGASGSIFYLTDDDEFIVKTVQHKEGEFLQKLLPGYYMNLNQNPRTLLPKFFGLYCLQTSNAKNIRLVVMNNLLPSSVRMHLKYDLKGSTFKRKASKAERAKKSPTYKDLDFMEQHPNGIFLEAETYSALIKTIQRDCTVLESFKIMDYSLLLGVHNLDVSLKEKKSEHRKPMRAPLAEDSDVDEPLDGAEGETRERDVATGINRNKSVNRQRLVAHSTAMESIQAESEPIDDEEDVPPGGIPARSEKGERLLLYIGIIDILQSYRLKKKLEHTFKSIIHDGETVSVCRPSFYAQRFQNFMAKTVFRKIPSLDLPEIKGNHRKFRTLVTSYIALKHSPSKRKSLSKAIQRSIDSESEAIRPSHSHSSGKIHQQTKASNTESTPAISERDRDRDRDRDRDRERDRDRERDRDRERDRESGRHSSATSQSNVPPPVRQRASTSTTAATAAASNLKARVPPPVPPRGSPRRKDTQDSRAHSTTPGTTPSCSSTPPPAFDDISEDSSNKNSTSSMGRRSHHQQQHHHHHHQQQQQQQPSQQHYYQQQPQYLERKMNIGPAYRGSYKEDIVSVSEVHLDTFLAVDTSSSSHYGSRGGLAWTPPASGEGSTPTWTEGTPSFTDSSSSGDLDNFSPINSSKIDRHKPTVEDAINSLSSGMVNISGVVAKF, encoded by the exons ATGGCGTCCGGAGACGACACCATTGACATGGACAGCTCCTCGACATCGCAGGCGAAACTGGCGGAAACGAATG ccTCCACCGACCATGTGGGTAACTCATCACCCGAC CTGGGCAATCGGCCCTTGCGCTCGGCCAACAAAGCGGACAAGGAGCGAAAACTTGGACATCGACGGGTCGGAGAAGGCGGTGAGATTACCTATAAGAAGATACAGACATCGCAAATTATGGGATCCATACAGCTGGGCATACAGCATACG GTCGGCAGTCTGGCTTCAAAGCCAAAACGTGATCTACTTATGATGGACTTCTGGGAAATCGAGAGCATTACGTTTCCGCCAGAGGGTTCTAGCCTTACACCTGCCCACCATTATAGTGAATTCAGATATAAGATCTATGCACCCATCGCATTTCGTTATTTTCGTGATTTGTTTGGCATACAGCCCGATGATTTTATG ATGTCTATGTGTACTTCGCCGTTGCGCGAATTATCAAATCCAGGTGCTTCCGGCTCAATATTCTATTTAACGGACGACGATGAGTTCATTGTCAAAACGGTGCAACACAAAGAGGgtgaatttttacaaaaactaCTGCCTGG TTATTATATGAATCTCAATCAAAATCCGCGCACTTTATTGCCGAAGTTCTTTGGACTTTACTGCCTGCAGACGAGCAATGCCAAAAACATTCGCCTGGTGGTCATGAACAATCTGTTGCCATCTTCGGTGAGAATGCATCTAAAGTACGATCTCAAGGGTTCGACGTTCAAGCGGAAGGCATCGAAAGCGGAACGTGCTAAGAAATCGCCAACGTATAAGGATCTCGACTTTATGGAACAGCATCCAAATGGCATATTCCTGGAGGCGGAAACATATTCAGCTCTCATTAAGACCATTCAAAGGGATTGCACAGTGCTGGAATCTTTCAAGATCATGGACTATTCGTTGCTGCTGGGCGTGCACAACTTGGATGTGTCACTCAAGGAGAAAAAGAGTGAGCATAGAAAGCCAATGAGAGCACCGCTTGCCGAGGACTCCGACGTGGATGAGCCCCTCGACGGTGCAGAGGGAGAAACCAGAGAACGTGACGTCGCCACGGGCATCAACAGAAACAA ATCGGTGAATCGACAGCGTCTCGTGGCACATTCCACGGCCATGGAGAGCATTCAGGCGGAAAGCGAACCCATCGACGATGAGGAGGATGTGCC GCCTGGAGGCATTCCAGCTCGTAGCGAGAAAGGGGAGCGTTTATTGCTCTACATTGGCATCATCGACATACTGCAATCTTATAGGCTAAAAAAGAAGCTGGAGCACACATTCAAAAGCATTATACACGATGGG GAGACCGTTTCGGTGTGTCGGCCCTCGTTCTATGCTCAAAGATTTCAAAACTTTATGGCTAAAACCGTATTCCGCAAGATACCATCGC TGGATCTCCCAGAGATCAAAGGAAATCACAGAAAATTTCGTACCTTGGTAACCAGTTATATAG CTCTAAAGCATTCGCCGTCGAAGAGAAAAAGCCTCTCCAAGGCCATACAGCGTTCCATAGACAGCGAGAGCGAGGCAATAAGAC cttCGCACTCCCATAGCAGCGGCAAAATCCATCAGCAAACGAAAGCATCAAACACAGAATCCACGCCAGCCATCTCGGAGCGGGATCGAGACAGAGATCGGGATCGGGATCGAGATAGGGAGCGGGATCGAGATAGGGAGCGGGATCGAGATAGGGAGCGGGATCGGGAAAGTGGGCGTCACTCGAGTGCCACTAGCCAGAGTAATGTGCCACCGCCTGTGAGGCAGCGAGCTTCAACCTCAACGACGGCAGCCACGGCGGCGGCAAGCAACCTGAAGGCGCGTGTGCCACCTCCAGTGCCGCCGAGAGGATCGCCGCGACGGAAGGACACACAGGACAGTAGGGCGCACTCAACTACACCAG GCACAACTCCATCATGCAGTTCAACACCTCCCCCTGCCTTTGACGACATCTCCGAGGACAGTTCGAACAAGAACAGCACATCGTCGATGGGTCGTAGGTCgcatcatcaacagcaacatcatcatcatcatcatcagcaacaacagcaacagcagccaagcCAGCAACATTATtaccaacaacagccacagtaTTTGGAACGCAAAATGAACATTGGCCCCGCCTATCGAGGCTCCTACAAGGAGGACATAGTTAG CGTATCTGAGGTGCATCTGGACACGTTTCTGGCGGTGGACACATCGTCGAGCAGTCATTATGGATCACGTGGTGGCCTGGCCTGGACGCCACCGGCATCAGGTGAGGGCTCGACACCCACTTGGACAGAGGGCACACCCAGTTTTACGGACTCCAGTTCGAGTGGTGATCTCG ACAACTTCTCGCCCATAAACTCATCTAAAATCGATCGACACAAGCCGACGGTGGAAGATGCCATCAACTCTCTGTCCTCGGGAATGGTAAATATCAGTGGTGTTGTGGCCAAATTCTAG
- the LOC117784097 gene encoding phosphatidylinositol 4-phosphate 5-kinase type-1 alpha isoform X1, with product MASGDDTIDMDSSSTSQAKLAETNASTDHVGNSSPDLGNRPLRSANKADKERKLGHRRVGEGGEITYKKIQTSQIMGSIQLGIQHTVGSLASKPKRDLLMMDFWEIESITFPPEGSSLTPAHHYSEFRYKIYAPIAFRYFRDLFGIQPDDFMMSMCTSPLRELSNPGASGSIFYLTDDDEFIVKTVQHKEGEFLQKLLPGYYMNLNQNPRTLLPKFFGLYCLQTSNAKNIRLVVMNNLLPSSVRMHLKYDLKGSTFKRKASKAERAKKSPTYKDLDFMEQHPNGIFLEAETYSALIKTIQRDCTVLESFKIMDYSLLLGVHNLDVSLKEKKSEHRKPMRAPLAEDSDVDEPLDGAEGETRERDVATGINRNNVAYRSVNRQRLVAHSTAMESIQAESEPIDDEEDVPPGGIPARSEKGERLLLYIGIIDILQSYRLKKKLEHTFKSIIHDGETVSVCRPSFYAQRFQNFMAKTVFRKIPSLDLPEIKGNHRKFRTLVTSYIALKHSPSKRKSLSKAIQRSIDSESEAIRPSHSHSSGKIHQQTKASNTESTPAISERDRDRDRDRDRDRERDRDRERDRDRERDRESGRHSSATSQSNVPPPVRQRASTSTTAATAAASNLKARVPPPVPPRGSPRRKDTQDSRAHSTTPGTTPSCSSTPPPAFDDISEDSSNKNSTSSMGRRSHHQQQHHHHHHQQQQQQQPSQQHYYQQQPQYLERKMNIGPAYRGSYKEDIVSVSEVHLDTFLAVDTSSSSHYGSRGGLAWTPPASGEGSTPTWTEGTPSFTDSSSSGDLDNFSPINSSKIDRHKPTVEDAINSLSSGMVNISGVVAKF from the exons ATGGCGTCCGGAGACGACACCATTGACATGGACAGCTCCTCGACATCGCAGGCGAAACTGGCGGAAACGAATG ccTCCACCGACCATGTGGGTAACTCATCACCCGAC CTGGGCAATCGGCCCTTGCGCTCGGCCAACAAAGCGGACAAGGAGCGAAAACTTGGACATCGACGGGTCGGAGAAGGCGGTGAGATTACCTATAAGAAGATACAGACATCGCAAATTATGGGATCCATACAGCTGGGCATACAGCATACG GTCGGCAGTCTGGCTTCAAAGCCAAAACGTGATCTACTTATGATGGACTTCTGGGAAATCGAGAGCATTACGTTTCCGCCAGAGGGTTCTAGCCTTACACCTGCCCACCATTATAGTGAATTCAGATATAAGATCTATGCACCCATCGCATTTCGTTATTTTCGTGATTTGTTTGGCATACAGCCCGATGATTTTATG ATGTCTATGTGTACTTCGCCGTTGCGCGAATTATCAAATCCAGGTGCTTCCGGCTCAATATTCTATTTAACGGACGACGATGAGTTCATTGTCAAAACGGTGCAACACAAAGAGGgtgaatttttacaaaaactaCTGCCTGG TTATTATATGAATCTCAATCAAAATCCGCGCACTTTATTGCCGAAGTTCTTTGGACTTTACTGCCTGCAGACGAGCAATGCCAAAAACATTCGCCTGGTGGTCATGAACAATCTGTTGCCATCTTCGGTGAGAATGCATCTAAAGTACGATCTCAAGGGTTCGACGTTCAAGCGGAAGGCATCGAAAGCGGAACGTGCTAAGAAATCGCCAACGTATAAGGATCTCGACTTTATGGAACAGCATCCAAATGGCATATTCCTGGAGGCGGAAACATATTCAGCTCTCATTAAGACCATTCAAAGGGATTGCACAGTGCTGGAATCTTTCAAGATCATGGACTATTCGTTGCTGCTGGGCGTGCACAACTTGGATGTGTCACTCAAGGAGAAAAAGAGTGAGCATAGAAAGCCAATGAGAGCACCGCTTGCCGAGGACTCCGACGTGGATGAGCCCCTCGACGGTGCAGAGGGAGAAACCAGAGAACGTGACGTCGCCACGGGCATCAACAGAAACAA TGTGGCATACAGATCGGTGAATCGACAGCGTCTCGTGGCACATTCCACGGCCATGGAGAGCATTCAGGCGGAAAGCGAACCCATCGACGATGAGGAGGATGTGCC GCCTGGAGGCATTCCAGCTCGTAGCGAGAAAGGGGAGCGTTTATTGCTCTACATTGGCATCATCGACATACTGCAATCTTATAGGCTAAAAAAGAAGCTGGAGCACACATTCAAAAGCATTATACACGATGGG GAGACCGTTTCGGTGTGTCGGCCCTCGTTCTATGCTCAAAGATTTCAAAACTTTATGGCTAAAACCGTATTCCGCAAGATACCATCGC TGGATCTCCCAGAGATCAAAGGAAATCACAGAAAATTTCGTACCTTGGTAACCAGTTATATAG CTCTAAAGCATTCGCCGTCGAAGAGAAAAAGCCTCTCCAAGGCCATACAGCGTTCCATAGACAGCGAGAGCGAGGCAATAAGAC cttCGCACTCCCATAGCAGCGGCAAAATCCATCAGCAAACGAAAGCATCAAACACAGAATCCACGCCAGCCATCTCGGAGCGGGATCGAGACAGAGATCGGGATCGGGATCGAGATAGGGAGCGGGATCGAGATAGGGAGCGGGATCGAGATAGGGAGCGGGATCGGGAAAGTGGGCGTCACTCGAGTGCCACTAGCCAGAGTAATGTGCCACCGCCTGTGAGGCAGCGAGCTTCAACCTCAACGACGGCAGCCACGGCGGCGGCAAGCAACCTGAAGGCGCGTGTGCCACCTCCAGTGCCGCCGAGAGGATCGCCGCGACGGAAGGACACACAGGACAGTAGGGCGCACTCAACTACACCAG GCACAACTCCATCATGCAGTTCAACACCTCCCCCTGCCTTTGACGACATCTCCGAGGACAGTTCGAACAAGAACAGCACATCGTCGATGGGTCGTAGGTCgcatcatcaacagcaacatcatcatcatcatcatcagcaacaacagcaacagcagccaagcCAGCAACATTATtaccaacaacagccacagtaTTTGGAACGCAAAATGAACATTGGCCCCGCCTATCGAGGCTCCTACAAGGAGGACATAGTTAG CGTATCTGAGGTGCATCTGGACACGTTTCTGGCGGTGGACACATCGTCGAGCAGTCATTATGGATCACGTGGTGGCCTGGCCTGGACGCCACCGGCATCAGGTGAGGGCTCGACACCCACTTGGACAGAGGGCACACCCAGTTTTACGGACTCCAGTTCGAGTGGTGATCTCG ACAACTTCTCGCCCATAAACTCATCTAAAATCGATCGACACAAGCCGACGGTGGAAGATGCCATCAACTCTCTGTCCTCGGGAATGGTAAATATCAGTGGTGTTGTGGCCAAATTCTAG
- the LOC117784097 gene encoding phosphatidylinositol 4-phosphate 5-kinase type-1 alpha isoform X3: MASGDDTIDMDSSSTSQAKLAETNASTDHVGNSSPDLGNRPLRSANKADKERKLGHRRVGEGGEITYKKIQTSQIMGSIQLGIQHTVGSLASKPKRDLLMMDFWEIESITFPPEGSSLTPAHHYSEFRYKIYAPIAFRYFRDLFGIQPDDFMMSMCTSPLRELSNPGASGSIFYLTDDDEFIVKTVQHKEGEFLQKLLPGYYMNLNQNPRTLLPKFFGLYCLQTSNAKNIRLVVMNNLLPSSVRMHLKYDLKGSTFKRKASKAERAKKSPTYKDLDFMEQHPNGIFLEAETYSALIKTIQRDCTVLESFKIMDYSLLLGVHNLDVSLKEKKSEHRKPMRAPLAEDSDVDEPLDGAEGETRERDVATGINRNNVAYRSVNRQRLVAHSTAMESIQAESEPIDDEEDVPPGGIPARSEKGERLLLYIGIIDILQSYRLKKKLEHTFKSIIHDGETVSVCRPSFYAQRFQNFMAKTVFRKIPSLDLPEIKGNHRKFRTLVTSYIALKHSPSKRKSLSKAIQRSIDSESEAIRPSHSHSSGKIHQQTKASNTESTPAISERDRDRDRDRDRDRERDRDRERDRDRERDRESGRHSSATSQSNVPPPVRQRASTSTTAATAAASNLKARVPPPVPPRGSPRRKDTQDSRAHSTTPGTTPSCSSTPPPAFDDISEDSSNKNSTSSMGRRSHHQQQHHHHHHQQQQQQQPSQQHYYQQQPQYLERKMNIGPAYRGSYKEDIVSVSEVHLDTFLAVDTSSSSHYGSRGGLAWTPPASGEGSTPTWTEGTPSFTDSSSSGDLDNFSPINSSKIDRHKPTVEDAINSLSSGMIN, translated from the exons ATGGCGTCCGGAGACGACACCATTGACATGGACAGCTCCTCGACATCGCAGGCGAAACTGGCGGAAACGAATG ccTCCACCGACCATGTGGGTAACTCATCACCCGAC CTGGGCAATCGGCCCTTGCGCTCGGCCAACAAAGCGGACAAGGAGCGAAAACTTGGACATCGACGGGTCGGAGAAGGCGGTGAGATTACCTATAAGAAGATACAGACATCGCAAATTATGGGATCCATACAGCTGGGCATACAGCATACG GTCGGCAGTCTGGCTTCAAAGCCAAAACGTGATCTACTTATGATGGACTTCTGGGAAATCGAGAGCATTACGTTTCCGCCAGAGGGTTCTAGCCTTACACCTGCCCACCATTATAGTGAATTCAGATATAAGATCTATGCACCCATCGCATTTCGTTATTTTCGTGATTTGTTTGGCATACAGCCCGATGATTTTATG ATGTCTATGTGTACTTCGCCGTTGCGCGAATTATCAAATCCAGGTGCTTCCGGCTCAATATTCTATTTAACGGACGACGATGAGTTCATTGTCAAAACGGTGCAACACAAAGAGGgtgaatttttacaaaaactaCTGCCTGG TTATTATATGAATCTCAATCAAAATCCGCGCACTTTATTGCCGAAGTTCTTTGGACTTTACTGCCTGCAGACGAGCAATGCCAAAAACATTCGCCTGGTGGTCATGAACAATCTGTTGCCATCTTCGGTGAGAATGCATCTAAAGTACGATCTCAAGGGTTCGACGTTCAAGCGGAAGGCATCGAAAGCGGAACGTGCTAAGAAATCGCCAACGTATAAGGATCTCGACTTTATGGAACAGCATCCAAATGGCATATTCCTGGAGGCGGAAACATATTCAGCTCTCATTAAGACCATTCAAAGGGATTGCACAGTGCTGGAATCTTTCAAGATCATGGACTATTCGTTGCTGCTGGGCGTGCACAACTTGGATGTGTCACTCAAGGAGAAAAAGAGTGAGCATAGAAAGCCAATGAGAGCACCGCTTGCCGAGGACTCCGACGTGGATGAGCCCCTCGACGGTGCAGAGGGAGAAACCAGAGAACGTGACGTCGCCACGGGCATCAACAGAAACAA TGTGGCATACAGATCGGTGAATCGACAGCGTCTCGTGGCACATTCCACGGCCATGGAGAGCATTCAGGCGGAAAGCGAACCCATCGACGATGAGGAGGATGTGCC GCCTGGAGGCATTCCAGCTCGTAGCGAGAAAGGGGAGCGTTTATTGCTCTACATTGGCATCATCGACATACTGCAATCTTATAGGCTAAAAAAGAAGCTGGAGCACACATTCAAAAGCATTATACACGATGGG GAGACCGTTTCGGTGTGTCGGCCCTCGTTCTATGCTCAAAGATTTCAAAACTTTATGGCTAAAACCGTATTCCGCAAGATACCATCGC TGGATCTCCCAGAGATCAAAGGAAATCACAGAAAATTTCGTACCTTGGTAACCAGTTATATAG CTCTAAAGCATTCGCCGTCGAAGAGAAAAAGCCTCTCCAAGGCCATACAGCGTTCCATAGACAGCGAGAGCGAGGCAATAAGAC cttCGCACTCCCATAGCAGCGGCAAAATCCATCAGCAAACGAAAGCATCAAACACAGAATCCACGCCAGCCATCTCGGAGCGGGATCGAGACAGAGATCGGGATCGGGATCGAGATAGGGAGCGGGATCGAGATAGGGAGCGGGATCGAGATAGGGAGCGGGATCGGGAAAGTGGGCGTCACTCGAGTGCCACTAGCCAGAGTAATGTGCCACCGCCTGTGAGGCAGCGAGCTTCAACCTCAACGACGGCAGCCACGGCGGCGGCAAGCAACCTGAAGGCGCGTGTGCCACCTCCAGTGCCGCCGAGAGGATCGCCGCGACGGAAGGACACACAGGACAGTAGGGCGCACTCAACTACACCAG GCACAACTCCATCATGCAGTTCAACACCTCCCCCTGCCTTTGACGACATCTCCGAGGACAGTTCGAACAAGAACAGCACATCGTCGATGGGTCGTAGGTCgcatcatcaacagcaacatcatcatcatcatcatcagcaacaacagcaacagcagccaagcCAGCAACATTATtaccaacaacagccacagtaTTTGGAACGCAAAATGAACATTGGCCCCGCCTATCGAGGCTCCTACAAGGAGGACATAGTTAG CGTATCTGAGGTGCATCTGGACACGTTTCTGGCGGTGGACACATCGTCGAGCAGTCATTATGGATCACGTGGTGGCCTGGCCTGGACGCCACCGGCATCAGGTGAGGGCTCGACACCCACTTGGACAGAGGGCACACCCAGTTTTACGGACTCCAGTTCGAGTGGTGATCTCG ACAACTTCTCGCCCATAAACTCATCTAAAATCGATCGACACAAGCCGACGGTGGAAGATGCCATCAACTCTCTGTCCTCGGGAATG ATCAACTAA